One genomic region from Clostridium saccharobutylicum DSM 13864 encodes:
- a CDS encoding DJ-1/PfpI family protein — protein sequence MRKILMLAGDFTEDYEVMVPYQALEMVGFKVDVVCPDKNSGEYIKTAIHDFEGYQTYTEKIGHNFQLNASFNYLKLEDYDGLYITGGRAPEYLRLNNKVIDIVKFFIDLNKPVAAICHGIQILTAANVIKGRKLTAYSAVKSEVILAGGLFQDIKPDESIVDGNLVTSPAWPGNTAILKDFLNLLKVNIQL from the coding sequence ATGAGAAAAATTTTAATGTTAGCAGGCGATTTTACAGAAGATTATGAAGTTATGGTTCCATATCAGGCATTAGAAATGGTTGGATTCAAAGTTGATGTAGTATGCCCAGATAAAAATTCGGGTGAATACATTAAAACTGCGATACATGATTTTGAAGGATATCAAACATATACTGAAAAAATAGGACACAATTTTCAATTAAATGCTTCATTTAATTATTTAAAATTAGAAGATTACGATGGTTTATATATAACAGGAGGACGTGCTCCTGAATATCTTAGACTTAATAATAAAGTTATAGATATTGTAAAATTTTTCATCGATTTAAATAAACCTGTAGCAGCAATATGTCATGGAATTCAAATATTAACTGCAGCAAATGTTATAAAAGGAAGAAAATTAACTGCATACAGTGCCGTAAAATCTGAAGTTATTTTAGCTGGAGGCTTATTTCAGGATATAAAACCTGACGAAAGTATAGTGGATGGAAATCTAGTAACATCACCAGCGTGGCCAGGAAATACAGCAATTTTAAAAGATTTCTTGAATCTTTTAAAAGTCAATATACAATTGTAA
- a CDS encoding L-lactate dehydrogenase, with translation MSLKKSKVAIVGTGLVGSSTAFSLITQGVCDEILMIDINKEKALGEVMDLNHCIEYLNRNTKVVVGSYDQCSDVDIVVITAGAPPKPGQSRLDTLELSAKIVESIVNPIMKSGFNGYFVVISNPVDIIAYHVYKISGLPKSHVIGTGTAIDSARLKNFIGDLLNVDPRSVQGYSMGEHGDSQMVPWSHVTVGGKSFFEILKDNQKRVGNVDLDKLVLDTARAGWEVYNRKGTTYYGIAAATVGIIKAIMYNENKIIPVSTLLEGEYGENDIFCGVPVVLNADGVKEVVEIHMADDELDKFKKSVQLIREYTEKIK, from the coding sequence ATGAGTTTAAAAAAAAGTAAAGTTGCAATCGTAGGAACAGGCTTAGTTGGATCTAGTACAGCATTTAGCTTAATAACACAAGGTGTTTGTGATGAAATATTAATGATTGACATAAATAAGGAAAAAGCACTTGGAGAAGTGATGGATTTAAATCATTGTATTGAATATTTAAACAGAAATACTAAAGTTGTTGTAGGAAGTTACGATCAATGTTCAGATGTAGACATAGTTGTAATTACTGCAGGAGCGCCACCAAAACCGGGTCAAAGTAGGTTAGATACATTGGAGTTATCGGCTAAGATAGTAGAATCTATAGTAAATCCAATTATGAAGAGTGGCTTTAATGGTTATTTTGTTGTTATTTCAAATCCAGTAGATATAATTGCATATCATGTATATAAAATATCAGGATTACCTAAAAGTCATGTTATAGGTACAGGAACAGCGATAGATTCTGCTAGATTAAAAAATTTTATAGGGGATTTATTAAATGTAGACCCTCGTAGTGTTCAAGGATATTCAATGGGAGAACATGGTGATTCACAAATGGTTCCATGGTCTCATGTAACAGTTGGTGGAAAATCATTTTTTGAAATATTGAAGGATAATCAAAAAAGGGTTGGGAATGTGGATTTGGATAAATTAGTTCTTGACACTGCTAGAGCTGGATGGGAAGTTTACAATAGAAAAGGAACAACTTATTATGGTATAGCAGCGGCTACAGTAGGAATAATTAAAGCAATAATGTACAATGAAAATAAAATAATACCAGTTTCAACTTTGTTAGAAGGTGAATATGGAGAAAATGATATATTTTGTGGAGTGCCAGTAGTTTTAAATGCTGATGGAGTTAAAGAAGTTGTGGAAATACACATGGCAGACGATGAATTAGATAAATTTAAAAAATCAGTACAATTAATCAGAGAATACACTGAAAAAATAAAATAA
- the glgD gene encoding glucose-1-phosphate adenylyltransferase subunit GlgD codes for MKNCIGIINLDENENRMGELVVNRSLASVPIAARYRVIDFVLSNMTNSGIECIGIFTKNKSRSLIDHLTNGRPWDLNRKKDGLKVFNFGNDDPVFDDVHNFAENIQFLKVSRREYVLLAPSYMICNIDYSNVLEYHKSTGKDVTMIYKKVNNADEAFGDCGVLNLDDSGNVISVGENIGKNPKANINMEMYILKTELFINIVNECISTGMYRKVKEYIHNNLKDLNVGAYEFTGHLDCINSIKALYDSNVGFLNRKISKEIFNEERPIYTKTKDEAPTHYEDKSNVMNSIIANGCRIEGSVENCIIGRRVYIGKNTKLKDCIIMQNSKISDDAVLDNVIADKGSEIRKGETLIGSAMYPLVIKKRKRA; via the coding sequence ATGAAAAATTGTATTGGTATAATTAACTTAGATGAAAATGAAAATAGAATGGGTGAATTGGTTGTAAATAGATCTCTTGCGTCAGTTCCAATTGCAGCTAGATATAGAGTTATCGACTTTGTGCTGTCTAATATGACAAATTCAGGCATTGAGTGCATAGGTATTTTCACAAAAAACAAATCAAGATCATTAATAGATCATTTAACAAATGGTAGACCATGGGATTTAAATAGAAAGAAAGATGGATTAAAAGTTTTTAATTTTGGAAATGATGATCCAGTTTTTGATGATGTTCATAATTTTGCAGAAAACATTCAATTTCTAAAAGTTAGTAGAAGAGAATATGTATTGTTAGCACCAAGCTATATGATTTGTAATATAGATTATAGTAATGTATTAGAATACCATAAAAGCACAGGAAAAGATGTTACAATGATATATAAAAAAGTAAACAATGCAGATGAAGCATTTGGAGATTGTGGAGTTTTAAATTTAGATGATTCGGGAAATGTTATAAGTGTAGGAGAAAATATAGGAAAGAATCCAAAAGCTAATATTAATATGGAAATGTATATATTAAAAACAGAATTATTTATTAATATTGTTAATGAATGTATAAGTACTGGTATGTATAGAAAAGTTAAAGAATATATTCATAATAATTTAAAAGATTTAAATGTAGGTGCGTATGAGTTTACAGGTCATTTAGATTGTATAAATTCAATTAAAGCTTTATACGATAGTAATGTTGGCTTTTTAAATAGAAAGATAAGTAAGGAAATATTCAATGAAGAAAGACCTATTTATACAAAGACTAAGGACGAAGCACCAACTCATTATGAAGATAAGAGCAACGTTATGAATTCAATAATAGCTAATGGCTGTAGAATTGAAGGTAGTGTTGAAAACTGTATAATAGGAAGAAGAGTATATATAGGTAAGAATACAAAACTTAAGGATTGTATAATAATGCAAAATAGTAAAATTAGCGATGATGCAGTATTAGATAATGTAATTGCAGACAAAGGTAGTGAAATAAGAAAAGGGGAAACTCTTATTGGTTCTGCTATGTATCCATTGGTTATTAAGAAGAGAAAAAGGGCATAA
- a CDS encoding signal peptidase II has protein sequence MKNKGVLTISILPLMWILYILFEFFTGRITDSKTFFFNIILIVLFALVGLCIYKIGIKHESGFKFNILLFLFCLLLLIDQGIKILIKLLWFKKDIPILSNLLYFRPIINTDGSWLNARFGTSVSFPLLILLNVIALFIFIEVYRYYLHKGNKDFWADMCFIFVICGALCSLIDKVFYGGSLDFIGICNLFIADIKDLYINLGILFFALTLFNNGYMSSEESSSFKEDLQSLAKFLLFIKNDIFNKLNSL, from the coding sequence ATGAAAAACAAAGGAGTTTTAACTATAAGTATTCTTCCCTTAATGTGGATTTTATATATTTTATTTGAGTTTTTTACCGGAAGAATTACCGACTCTAAAACTTTTTTCTTTAATATAATACTTATTGTACTTTTCGCATTAGTAGGTTTATGTATTTACAAAATAGGAATTAAGCATGAAAGCGGTTTTAAATTCAACATCTTATTATTCTTATTTTGCTTGCTCCTTCTTATAGATCAAGGAATAAAAATATTAATAAAACTATTATGGTTTAAGAAAGATATTCCTATACTATCTAATCTATTATATTTTAGACCTATAATAAATACTGATGGATCTTGGTTGAATGCAAGATTTGGTACATCCGTTAGTTTTCCACTTCTAATACTTTTGAATGTTATAGCACTCTTTATTTTTATTGAGGTATATAGATATTATTTGCATAAAGGAAATAAAGATTTTTGGGCTGATATGTGTTTTATATTTGTAATATGTGGTGCTCTATGTTCATTAATCGATAAAGTTTTTTATGGCGGTAGTTTAGATTTTATAGGAATTTGTAATCTATTCATTGCTGATATAAAAGATTTATATATTAATCTAGGTATACTCTTCTTTGCACTAACATTATTTAATAATGGATATATGTCTTCTGAAGAAAGTTCCTCATTTAAAGAAGATCTTCAAAGTTTAGCCAAGTTTTTGTTATTTATTAAGAATGATATATTTAACAAACTTAACTCTCTTTAG
- a CDS encoding pyruvate, water dikinase regulatory protein gives MLTIIAVSDSIGETANQVATAAASQFIEKVNVKRIPYVKTLEDVEYVMKVVSEYEEVILVSTIITVNVREYLTQKAMEKNISVMNVLGPIINVASTLLNTHPTYNPGAMRKTDEVYFKRMEAMEFAIQYDDSKDYRGIKNADVVLVGLSRTSKTPLCMYLANKGIKAINIPLMPEVEVPDEIYEINRNKVFGLTINPLRLIEIRKKRLDKFHRITSDIEYAGDARILEELDFADKIMRKIGCKTIDVTERAIEDTALIIMDEIAHNNHR, from the coding sequence ATGTTAACAATCATAGCAGTATCTGATTCTATAGGAGAAACTGCAAATCAAGTTGCAACAGCAGCAGCAAGTCAATTTATAGAAAAGGTTAATGTAAAAAGAATTCCATATGTAAAAACTTTAGAAGATGTTGAATACGTAATGAAAGTTGTAAGTGAATATGAGGAAGTAATATTAGTATCTACAATAATAACAGTTAATGTAAGAGAATATTTAACACAGAAGGCAATGGAAAAAAACATATCAGTTATGAATGTATTGGGACCAATAATTAATGTTGCATCTACTCTATTAAATACACATCCTACATATAATCCAGGGGCCATGAGGAAAACAGATGAGGTTTATTTTAAGAGAATGGAGGCTATGGAATTTGCAATACAATATGATGATAGTAAGGATTACAGAGGAATAAAAAATGCAGATGTTGTATTGGTAGGATTATCTAGAACATCAAAAACTCCATTATGTATGTATCTAGCTAATAAAGGAATTAAAGCTATAAATATTCCTCTAATGCCTGAAGTGGAGGTACCAGATGAGATATATGAAATTAACAGGAATAAGGTATTTGGATTGACTATAAATCCACTTAGATTAATTGAGATTAGAAAGAAACGATTAGACAAATTTCACAGAATAACATCAGATATTGAATATGCAGGTGATGCAAGAATATTAGAGGAATTAGATTTTGCAGATAAAATAATGAGGAAAATAGGGTGCAAAACTATTGATGTTACAGAAAGAGCAATTGAAGATACTGCATTAATAATAATGGATGAGATAGCGCATAATAATCATAGATAA
- a CDS encoding glucose-1-phosphate adenylyltransferase produces the protein MGKNEIVAMILAGGQGSRLGVLTKKLAKPAVPFGGKYRIIDFPLSNCSNSGIYTVGVLTQYKPLELNAHIGIGEAWDLDRSKGGVSILPPYQEEKGGEWYKGTANAIYQNIEFVDRYDPEYLLVLSGDHIYKMDYTKMLDFHKEKNAEATIAVIEVSMDEASRFGIMNTRDDLSIYEFEEKPKTPKNNLASMGIYIFNWKTLKKYLREDELDKTSKNDFGMNIIPRLLGDGNKLVAYPFKGYWKDVGTIDSLWEANMDLIREDNELDLHDEDWKIYSVNPVRPAQYIGENAKVSNSLIVEGCTVNGQIENSILFQGVQVGKNSVIRDSIIMTDAKIGDNVVIEKAIVGSGAIVRKDCKISLGDEIAIIAAKEEVKMGTVIENNKAV, from the coding sequence ATGGGTAAAAATGAAATCGTAGCTATGATATTAGCTGGAGGACAAGGATCAAGATTAGGGGTATTAACAAAGAAATTAGCAAAACCAGCAGTACCATTTGGAGGAAAATATAGAATCATAGATTTTCCTTTAAGCAATTGTTCAAATTCTGGAATATATACAGTAGGGGTATTAACTCAATACAAACCACTAGAATTAAATGCACATATTGGTATAGGTGAAGCTTGGGATTTAGATAGAAGTAAAGGTGGAGTAAGTATATTACCTCCATATCAAGAAGAAAAGGGTGGAGAATGGTATAAAGGAACAGCAAATGCTATTTATCAAAATATAGAATTTGTTGATAGATATGATCCTGAATATCTTTTGGTTTTATCGGGTGACCATATATATAAGATGGATTATACAAAGATGTTAGATTTCCATAAAGAAAAAAATGCAGAAGCAACTATTGCAGTAATAGAAGTTTCAATGGATGAAGCATCTCGTTTTGGAATAATGAATACTAGAGATGATTTATCAATATATGAATTTGAAGAGAAACCTAAAACTCCTAAAAACAATTTAGCATCTATGGGTATATATATATTTAACTGGAAGACTCTTAAAAAATATTTGAGAGAAGATGAATTAGATAAAACTTCGAAGAATGATTTTGGAATGAATATAATTCCAAGATTGCTTGGAGACGGAAACAAATTAGTTGCATATCCATTTAAGGGATACTGGAAGGATGTTGGAACTATTGATAGCTTATGGGAAGCTAATATGGATTTGATTAGAGAAGATAATGAGCTAGATTTACATGATGAGGATTGGAAGATATATTCAGTTAATCCAGTAAGACCTGCACAATATATAGGTGAAAATGCGAAAGTATCTAACTCTTTAATAGTTGAAGGATGTACTGTGAACGGTCAAATTGAAAATTCTATACTATTCCAGGGGGTACAAGTAGGAAAGAATTCAGTTATTAGAGATTCAATAATCATGACAGATGCAAAAATTGGAGATAATGTAGTTATAGAAAAAGCCATTGTTGGTAGTGGAGCTATTGTTAGAAAGGATTGCAAGATTTCTTTAGGCGATGAAATAGCTATCATAGCAGCAAAAGAAGAAGTAAAAATGGGTACAGTCATAGAAAACAATAAGGCTGTTTAG